Proteins encoded by one window of Xiphophorus couchianus chromosome 13, X_couchianus-1.0, whole genome shotgun sequence:
- the topaz1 gene encoding uncharacterized protein topaz1 isoform X2, which translates to MPSPLKLAACKATGGQDLGNFIIHEGHSFTAEGAIDMFGSVEGRDGQGSGKAEAAEGNPGSAASVGEQMSAGTPSQPSSPAKFVRDRHLNLSELAGSEGHLRRSVGASLCIVCRECKYISPRQRTLSKQKPNNSTPDSGPSSTMVKVYGGKRAIETVEKIVVWINKYPKVTLCDIAATYDICSHNCGYILPGDLKNKKMRCFKRDMRAGFRIWPTCIGHNSEQGGEAKNSTSSVQSGNSICQAESLTEQHKHPEEGTASEVSETPSKHFYNGWTDVDTTTPASLLKSKHTEEGEIRTCVLDQYHLDDAGLGSDPIALEIHRDKRMKLGDGVECSRVCRTALKGPDQTIFSPTENYVFQISPVLFSENDEVNVDEPEFFTCQRVRPYFRELPISCARTYLSWPFPNSQPKCNVGASATACSEPGSSQRSPIDSVTKNSNLPSSSTGEDHNMTNLRTAQQSVQSGKSVARLHCRSVPSSGPGRLSMEPDVGDGSTFLLNRLEMNGSTLTTTTHSVLSLCDWEGSSALSNSSDPSSSGLSSTKFSPLPSTFLSRKIQNTAGKTVEEPQLSACGPVSFALPSNSYQSLVSSIGFSCDQNNNDECLPMKSPPRLEPYDASLFNPKHLCNFPRQNYVDFDSDAFLLPPELSPITSPYRRILGCTSFESLEILEDEEVMNKDETPTDFYLLQVANGNTETSSTSSEHSSKEMEGATSPSTPTDINAFKLLSSPSNTEVDGDEGIKKTLDDSEKKVEDVKRSFKQVSFGPKVQATVGSNVPTESSPSPSSHSEEHTEEDEEEQCSSTEEESSSYNTEDDQREAEGTKKRESDVLDEFTAYEQDILLVNLGQEDPELFENLPQKSLLNLGPVRDTAAPKKKPIPGIKFSSKTTKSSSAFDQKVTPVTVDLHDNCTDIAEEMESRPWRPRCSNITTKNQNPYHQSEHLGRSDRNNIKMDGSLESNFGRLIHPHVTSRLGRCMKNPANLTDFRRQKSNEYCRQYFSESLSCGFKMCRFQHLPAEGDEKFCVDTVTKFAKNPVCLQKAGAVFTGYYQNSPPGAYFSMPVLLTLLWALLKAGMMSNVFSVLRVSLAHNIVPGHEFLLALFNYVRDKDLMNFVPELMQLTFKMASVGLELSLDCIDNVKHSPMFQQVAHHNSHVALGGNHNSPACMQSPEYLNLVHGIVEIELCAKQEDWKRMGEVYRSICQFSQHPNQVERISGRIAIALLSESKDKVSLPYAAFAETVRQNESEENLVKTFVGRIGVSLMLRYHKNHHWIKGRIVVEVMSALKVDYTTLKSLFGNEDGASRCCLITVATELFFLSGSVEGALNTLREHNWFLSSGLWPCEPTDLEGRTNLLRRLSGKTSHRDTLEVLCNLPGVKEPSDLIDISRCYSRNWADKTCGCGRGKSSNIL; encoded by the exons atgcCCTCTCCTCTAAAACTGGCTGCTTGTAAGGCAACGGGAGGACAGGATTTGGGTAATTTTATCATTCACGAAGGGCACAGTTTCACCGCAGAGGGGGCTATAGACATGTTTGGCAGCGTTGAAGGCAGGGATGGACAGGGGTCAGGGAAGGCCGAGGCCGCGGAAGGCAATCCGGGCTCCGCTGCTTCTGTCGGGGAACAAATGTCTGCAGGAACACCGTCACAACCGAGCAGCCCAGCAA AATTTGTTCGGGATAGACATCTGAACCTATCTGAACTTGCTGGTTCAGAAGGGCACTTAAGAAGATCTGTTGGAGCCTCCCTCTGTATTGTGTGCAGGGAATGTAAATACATTTCCCCCCGGCAGAGGACCTTGAGTAAGCAAAAGCCAAATAACTCTACCCCGGACTCCGGGCCGTCTTCCACTATGGTTAAGGTCTACGGCGGGAAAAGAGCCATTGAGACGGTGGAGAAGATCGTCGTGTGGATTAATAAGTACCCCAAAGTAACACTTTGCGACATTGCAGCAACATACGACATATGCAGTCACAATTGCGGTTACATTTTACCAGGTGATCTCAAGAACAAGAAGATGCGTTGCTTCAAGCGGGACATGAGGGCTGGATTTAGAATTTGGCCCACTTGTATAGGGCATAACAGTGAGCAAGGTGGTGAGGCTAAAAATAGCACCAGCAGTGTGCAGAGTGGAAACAGCATCTGTCAGGCTGAAAGTctgacagaacaacacaaacaccCAGAAGAAGGCACAGCATCGGAGGTCTCAGAGACGccttcaaaacatttctacaaTGGCTGGACAGATGTAGACACCACTACTCCTGCTTCTCtcttaaaaagcaaacacacagaaGAAGGCGAGATCAGGACTTGTGTGTTGGACCAATATCATCTGGACGATGCTGGACTTGGATCTGACCCGATTGCTTTGGAGATTCACAGAGACAAAAGAATGAAGCTTGGGGACGGAGTTGAGTGCAGCAGAGTTTGTCGCACTGCCTTGAAAGGACCTGATCAGACTATTTTCAGTCCCACTGAAAATTATGTATTTCAAATATCACCAGTGCTGTTCAGTGAGAATGATGAGGTGAACGTGGACGAACCAGAGTTTTTCACTTGCCAGAGAGTAAGGCCGTATTTTAGGGAGCTACCTATTTCGTGTGCGCGAACTTACTTGTCCTGGCCTTTTCCAAATAGTCAGCCGAAATGTAATGTTGGTGCTTCTGCCACAGCCTGTTCAGAGCCGGGTTCATCACAAAGGAGCCCCATTGACTCTGTGACAAAGAATTCAAACTTGCCTAGTTCATCCACAGGAGAAGACCACAACATGACAAATCTGAGGACAGCGCAACAATCTGTGCAGTCTGGAAAATCTGTAGCCCGTCTTCATTGTCGTTCCGTTCCATCTTCAGGCCCAGGTCGGCTTAGTATGGAGCCGGATGTTGGAGATGGATCAACTTTTCTGTTGAACCGCCTTGAAATGAACGGCTCCACCTTGACTACTACCACCCACTCAGTGCTCAGTCTGTGTGACTGGGAAGGATCCTCTGCTTTGTCTAATTCATCAGATCCATCATCAAGCGGCCTTTCTTCCACAAAGTTTTCTCCGCTCCCTTCAACGTTCCTATCAAGGAAAATCCAAAACACTGCGGGGAAAACGGTTGAGGAACCCCAACTTTCCGCATGTGGTCCTGTATCCTTTGCACTTCCAAGCAACTCTTACCAGAGCCTTGTATCCTCCATCGGCTTCAGTTGTGACCAGAACAACAACGATGAATGTCTCCCAATGAAGAGCCCACCCAGACTGGAACCATATGACGCAAGTCTGTTCAACCCAAAACATTTGTGCAACTTCCCCAGACAAAACTATGTGGACTTTGACTCTGATGCGTTTCTGCTTCCACCAGAGCTCTCCCCCATCACCTCTCCATATAGGCGCATTTTAGGGTGTACCTCATTCGAAAGCCTGGAAATATTGGAAGATGAGGAGGTTATGAACAAAGATGAGACACCAACAGATTTTTACCTGCTGCAAGTGGCTAATGGCAACACTGAGACCTCCAGTACTTCTTCTGAACACTCCAGCAAAGAAATGGAAGGCGCTACAAGTCCCAGTACTCCGACTGACATCAACGCTTTCAAATTGTTGTCTTCTCCCAGCAACACTGAAGTGGATGGTGATGAGGGTATAAAGAAAACTTTAGATGACTCAGAGAAAAAAGTTGAGGACGTTAAAAGAAGTTTCAAGCAAGTTTCCTTTGGTCCTAAAGTACAGGCAACCGTTGGCTCGAATGTCCCGACCGAAAGCAGCCCGTCTCCCAGCAGCCATAGTGAGGAACACACAGAAGAAGACGAAGAAGAGCAGTGCTCTTCTACAGAAGAGGAGTCGAGCTCTTACAACACGGAAGACGACCAAAGAGAAGCGGAGGGCACCAAAAAACGGGAGTCTGACGTTTTGGACGAGTTCACAGCTTACGAACAGGATATCTTGCTCGTCAACCTTGGGCAGGAGGATCCGGAACTGTTTGAAAATCTGCCACAGAAGAGCCTGCTAAACCTGGGCCCCGTCAGGGACACCGCGGCTCCTAAAAAGAAACCAATCCCGGGAATAAAGTTTTCATCCAAGACAACCAAGTCATCATCAGCGTTTGATCAAAA AGTGACACCAGTTACAGTCGATCTTCATGACAACTGTACTGATATTGCAG AGGAGATGGAAAGCAGACCATGGAGACCTCGGTGTAGCAACATAACTACCAAAAATCAAAATCCATACCATCAAAGCGAACATCTG GGACGATCTGAtagaaacaacattaaaatgGATGGATCCCTGGAAAG tAATTTTGGTCGTCTCATCCATCCACATGTGACCTCAAGATTAG GACGGTGTATGAAAAACCCGGCTAACCTGACAGATTTTAGGCGTCAGAAATCAAATGAA TACTGCAGACAGTACTTCAGTGAATCGCTGTCCTGTGGCTTCAAAATGTGTCGCTTCCAGCATCTACCGGCGGAGGGGGACGAGAAG TTCTGTGTTGATACAGTGACGAAGTTCGCCAAAAATCCAGTGTGCCTCCAGAAAGCTG GCGCTGTGTTTACCGGGTACTACCAGAACAGTCCACCGGGGGCATATTTCTCCATGCCGGTCCTCCTCACCCTGCTCTGGGCTCTGCTGAAAGCCGGCATGATGTCCAACGTCTTCTCAGTCCTCCGCGTCAGCTTGGCCCACAACATAGTG CCGGGCCACGAGTTCCTGCTGGCTCTCTTTAACTACGTGAGGGACAAGGATCTCATGAACTTCGTGCCTGAACTGATGCAGCTCACATTCAAG ATGGCCAGCGTCGGTTTGGAGCTGAGCTTGGACTGCATAGACAACGTAAAACACAGCCCCATGTTTCAGCAGGTGGCTCATCACAACTCGCACGTCGCTCTGGGTGGAAACCACAA CTCGCCTGCCTGCATGCAGAGTCCTGAGTATCTCAATTTAGTGCACGGGATTGTTGAAATAGAG CTTTGTGCCAAGCAGGAAGACTGGAAACGGATGGGAGAGGTGTACAGGTCCATCTGCCAGTTCAGCCAACACCCAAACCAGGTGGAGCGAATCAGCGGCCGCATTGCTATAGCGCTTCTGTCTGAGAGCAAAGACAAGGTCTCACTGCCATACGCTGCTTTCGCTGAGACAG tgcGCCAAAACGAAAGTGAGGAGAATCTGGTGAAGACTTTTGTGGGCAGAATCGGAGTGTCTTTGATGTTGAGATACCACAAAAATCACCACTGGATTAAG GGCCGCATAGTGGTGGAGGTGATGTCCGCCTTAAAAGTCGACTACACAACACTGAAGAGCTTATTTGGGAACGAGGACGGAGCGTCGCGCTGCTGCCTGATCACTGTGGCAACGGAGCTCTTCTTCCTGAGTGGGAGTGTGGAGGGAGCGCTAAACACACTCCGAG AACACAACTGGTTCCTGAGTTCGGGTTTGTGGCCGTGCGAGCCCACTGATCTGGAGGGCAGGACTAATCTGCTGAGGCGTCTGTCTGGGAAAACCTCTCACCGGGACACCTTGGAGGTCCTCTGTAATCTGCCAGGAGTTAAGGAACCcagcg ACCTTATAGACATCTCCAG ATGCTACTCGAGAAACTGGGCAGACAAAACCTGTGGCTGCGGGCGCGGGAAGTCTTCAAAC ATTCTCTGA
- the topaz1 gene encoding uncharacterized protein topaz1 isoform X1: MPSPLKLAACKATGGQDLGNFIIHEGHSFTAEGAIDMFGSVEGRDGQGSGKAEAAEGNPGSAASVGEQMSAGTPSQPSSPAKFVRDRHLNLSELAGSEGHLRRSVGASLCIVCRECKYISPRQRTLSKQKPNNSTPDSGPSSTMVKVYGGKRAIETVEKIVVWINKYPKVTLCDIAATYDICSHNCGYILPGDLKNKKMRCFKRDMRAGFRIWPTCIGHNSEQGGEAKNSTSSVQSGNSICQAESLTEQHKHPEEGTASEVSETPSKHFYNGWTDVDTTTPASLLKSKHTEEGEIRTCVLDQYHLDDAGLGSDPIALEIHRDKRMKLGDGVECSRVCRTALKGPDQTIFSPTENYVFQISPVLFSENDEVNVDEPEFFTCQRVRPYFRELPISCARTYLSWPFPNSQPKCNVGASATACSEPGSSQRSPIDSVTKNSNLPSSSTGEDHNMTNLRTAQQSVQSGKSVARLHCRSVPSSGPGRLSMEPDVGDGSTFLLNRLEMNGSTLTTTTHSVLSLCDWEGSSALSNSSDPSSSGLSSTKFSPLPSTFLSRKIQNTAGKTVEEPQLSACGPVSFALPSNSYQSLVSSIGFSCDQNNNDECLPMKSPPRLEPYDASLFNPKHLCNFPRQNYVDFDSDAFLLPPELSPITSPYRRILGCTSFESLEILEDEEVMNKDETPTDFYLLQVANGNTETSSTSSEHSSKEMEGATSPSTPTDINAFKLLSSPSNTEVDGDEGIKKTLDDSEKKVEDVKRSFKQVSFGPKVQATVGSNVPTESSPSPSSHSEEHTEEDEEEQCSSTEEESSSYNTEDDQREAEGTKKRESDVLDEFTAYEQDILLVNLGQEDPELFENLPQKSLLNLGPVRDTAAPKKKPIPGIKFSSKTTKSSSAFDQKVTPVTVDLHDNCTDIAEEMESRPWRPRCSNITTKNQNPYHQSEHLGRSDRNNIKMDGSLESNFGRLIHPHVTSRLGRCMKNPANLTDFRRQKSNEYCRQYFSESLSCGFKMCRFQHLPAEGDEKFCVDTVTKFAKNPVCLQKAGAVFTGYYQNSPPGAYFSMPVLLTLLWALLKAGMMSNVFSVLRVSLAHNIVPGHEFLLALFNYVRDKDLMNFVPELMQLTFKMASVGLELSLDCIDNVKHSPMFQQVAHHNSHVALGGNHNSPACMQSPEYLNLVHGIVEIELCAKQEDWKRMGEVYRSICQFSQHPNQVERISGRIAIALLSESKDKVSLPYAAFAETVRQNESEENLVKTFVGRIGVSLMLRYHKNHHWIKGRIVVEVMSALKVDYTTLKSLFGNEDGASRCCLITVATELFFLSGSVEGALNTLREHNWFLSSGLWPCEPTDLEGRTNLLRRLSGKTSHRDTLEVLCNLPGVKEPSDLIDISRYSPMFTSHLQVCVERQILPVASDLLDFMLSKQLAVDHSLLQMLLEKLGRQNLWLRAREVFKHSLSAGYYPDVSAAPGLMALVVPCQLGEVELALALEMFVAFNASAILPLSDTASSSLSITLKRTQTCEGEYISAGNRLLSAACLPQPKLTVRYTAVNSSQEQLFRLDVPSARRWLRHNHLWASEMWTQRPKSVNPN, translated from the exons atgcCCTCTCCTCTAAAACTGGCTGCTTGTAAGGCAACGGGAGGACAGGATTTGGGTAATTTTATCATTCACGAAGGGCACAGTTTCACCGCAGAGGGGGCTATAGACATGTTTGGCAGCGTTGAAGGCAGGGATGGACAGGGGTCAGGGAAGGCCGAGGCCGCGGAAGGCAATCCGGGCTCCGCTGCTTCTGTCGGGGAACAAATGTCTGCAGGAACACCGTCACAACCGAGCAGCCCAGCAA AATTTGTTCGGGATAGACATCTGAACCTATCTGAACTTGCTGGTTCAGAAGGGCACTTAAGAAGATCTGTTGGAGCCTCCCTCTGTATTGTGTGCAGGGAATGTAAATACATTTCCCCCCGGCAGAGGACCTTGAGTAAGCAAAAGCCAAATAACTCTACCCCGGACTCCGGGCCGTCTTCCACTATGGTTAAGGTCTACGGCGGGAAAAGAGCCATTGAGACGGTGGAGAAGATCGTCGTGTGGATTAATAAGTACCCCAAAGTAACACTTTGCGACATTGCAGCAACATACGACATATGCAGTCACAATTGCGGTTACATTTTACCAGGTGATCTCAAGAACAAGAAGATGCGTTGCTTCAAGCGGGACATGAGGGCTGGATTTAGAATTTGGCCCACTTGTATAGGGCATAACAGTGAGCAAGGTGGTGAGGCTAAAAATAGCACCAGCAGTGTGCAGAGTGGAAACAGCATCTGTCAGGCTGAAAGTctgacagaacaacacaaacaccCAGAAGAAGGCACAGCATCGGAGGTCTCAGAGACGccttcaaaacatttctacaaTGGCTGGACAGATGTAGACACCACTACTCCTGCTTCTCtcttaaaaagcaaacacacagaaGAAGGCGAGATCAGGACTTGTGTGTTGGACCAATATCATCTGGACGATGCTGGACTTGGATCTGACCCGATTGCTTTGGAGATTCACAGAGACAAAAGAATGAAGCTTGGGGACGGAGTTGAGTGCAGCAGAGTTTGTCGCACTGCCTTGAAAGGACCTGATCAGACTATTTTCAGTCCCACTGAAAATTATGTATTTCAAATATCACCAGTGCTGTTCAGTGAGAATGATGAGGTGAACGTGGACGAACCAGAGTTTTTCACTTGCCAGAGAGTAAGGCCGTATTTTAGGGAGCTACCTATTTCGTGTGCGCGAACTTACTTGTCCTGGCCTTTTCCAAATAGTCAGCCGAAATGTAATGTTGGTGCTTCTGCCACAGCCTGTTCAGAGCCGGGTTCATCACAAAGGAGCCCCATTGACTCTGTGACAAAGAATTCAAACTTGCCTAGTTCATCCACAGGAGAAGACCACAACATGACAAATCTGAGGACAGCGCAACAATCTGTGCAGTCTGGAAAATCTGTAGCCCGTCTTCATTGTCGTTCCGTTCCATCTTCAGGCCCAGGTCGGCTTAGTATGGAGCCGGATGTTGGAGATGGATCAACTTTTCTGTTGAACCGCCTTGAAATGAACGGCTCCACCTTGACTACTACCACCCACTCAGTGCTCAGTCTGTGTGACTGGGAAGGATCCTCTGCTTTGTCTAATTCATCAGATCCATCATCAAGCGGCCTTTCTTCCACAAAGTTTTCTCCGCTCCCTTCAACGTTCCTATCAAGGAAAATCCAAAACACTGCGGGGAAAACGGTTGAGGAACCCCAACTTTCCGCATGTGGTCCTGTATCCTTTGCACTTCCAAGCAACTCTTACCAGAGCCTTGTATCCTCCATCGGCTTCAGTTGTGACCAGAACAACAACGATGAATGTCTCCCAATGAAGAGCCCACCCAGACTGGAACCATATGACGCAAGTCTGTTCAACCCAAAACATTTGTGCAACTTCCCCAGACAAAACTATGTGGACTTTGACTCTGATGCGTTTCTGCTTCCACCAGAGCTCTCCCCCATCACCTCTCCATATAGGCGCATTTTAGGGTGTACCTCATTCGAAAGCCTGGAAATATTGGAAGATGAGGAGGTTATGAACAAAGATGAGACACCAACAGATTTTTACCTGCTGCAAGTGGCTAATGGCAACACTGAGACCTCCAGTACTTCTTCTGAACACTCCAGCAAAGAAATGGAAGGCGCTACAAGTCCCAGTACTCCGACTGACATCAACGCTTTCAAATTGTTGTCTTCTCCCAGCAACACTGAAGTGGATGGTGATGAGGGTATAAAGAAAACTTTAGATGACTCAGAGAAAAAAGTTGAGGACGTTAAAAGAAGTTTCAAGCAAGTTTCCTTTGGTCCTAAAGTACAGGCAACCGTTGGCTCGAATGTCCCGACCGAAAGCAGCCCGTCTCCCAGCAGCCATAGTGAGGAACACACAGAAGAAGACGAAGAAGAGCAGTGCTCTTCTACAGAAGAGGAGTCGAGCTCTTACAACACGGAAGACGACCAAAGAGAAGCGGAGGGCACCAAAAAACGGGAGTCTGACGTTTTGGACGAGTTCACAGCTTACGAACAGGATATCTTGCTCGTCAACCTTGGGCAGGAGGATCCGGAACTGTTTGAAAATCTGCCACAGAAGAGCCTGCTAAACCTGGGCCCCGTCAGGGACACCGCGGCTCCTAAAAAGAAACCAATCCCGGGAATAAAGTTTTCATCCAAGACAACCAAGTCATCATCAGCGTTTGATCAAAA AGTGACACCAGTTACAGTCGATCTTCATGACAACTGTACTGATATTGCAG AGGAGATGGAAAGCAGACCATGGAGACCTCGGTGTAGCAACATAACTACCAAAAATCAAAATCCATACCATCAAAGCGAACATCTG GGACGATCTGAtagaaacaacattaaaatgGATGGATCCCTGGAAAG tAATTTTGGTCGTCTCATCCATCCACATGTGACCTCAAGATTAG GACGGTGTATGAAAAACCCGGCTAACCTGACAGATTTTAGGCGTCAGAAATCAAATGAA TACTGCAGACAGTACTTCAGTGAATCGCTGTCCTGTGGCTTCAAAATGTGTCGCTTCCAGCATCTACCGGCGGAGGGGGACGAGAAG TTCTGTGTTGATACAGTGACGAAGTTCGCCAAAAATCCAGTGTGCCTCCAGAAAGCTG GCGCTGTGTTTACCGGGTACTACCAGAACAGTCCACCGGGGGCATATTTCTCCATGCCGGTCCTCCTCACCCTGCTCTGGGCTCTGCTGAAAGCCGGCATGATGTCCAACGTCTTCTCAGTCCTCCGCGTCAGCTTGGCCCACAACATAGTG CCGGGCCACGAGTTCCTGCTGGCTCTCTTTAACTACGTGAGGGACAAGGATCTCATGAACTTCGTGCCTGAACTGATGCAGCTCACATTCAAG ATGGCCAGCGTCGGTTTGGAGCTGAGCTTGGACTGCATAGACAACGTAAAACACAGCCCCATGTTTCAGCAGGTGGCTCATCACAACTCGCACGTCGCTCTGGGTGGAAACCACAA CTCGCCTGCCTGCATGCAGAGTCCTGAGTATCTCAATTTAGTGCACGGGATTGTTGAAATAGAG CTTTGTGCCAAGCAGGAAGACTGGAAACGGATGGGAGAGGTGTACAGGTCCATCTGCCAGTTCAGCCAACACCCAAACCAGGTGGAGCGAATCAGCGGCCGCATTGCTATAGCGCTTCTGTCTGAGAGCAAAGACAAGGTCTCACTGCCATACGCTGCTTTCGCTGAGACAG tgcGCCAAAACGAAAGTGAGGAGAATCTGGTGAAGACTTTTGTGGGCAGAATCGGAGTGTCTTTGATGTTGAGATACCACAAAAATCACCACTGGATTAAG GGCCGCATAGTGGTGGAGGTGATGTCCGCCTTAAAAGTCGACTACACAACACTGAAGAGCTTATTTGGGAACGAGGACGGAGCGTCGCGCTGCTGCCTGATCACTGTGGCAACGGAGCTCTTCTTCCTGAGTGGGAGTGTGGAGGGAGCGCTAAACACACTCCGAG AACACAACTGGTTCCTGAGTTCGGGTTTGTGGCCGTGCGAGCCCACTGATCTGGAGGGCAGGACTAATCTGCTGAGGCGTCTGTCTGGGAAAACCTCTCACCGGGACACCTTGGAGGTCCTCTGTAATCTGCCAGGAGTTAAGGAACCcagcg ACCTTATAGACATCTCCAGGTACAGTCCTATGTTTACGTCTCACCTTCAAGTGTGTGTGGAGAGACAGATTCTACCTGTAGCGTCAGACCTGCTGGACTTCATGCTGAGTAAACAGCTGGCTGTCGATCACTCACTGCTGCAGATGCTACTCGAGAAACTGGGCAGACAAAACCTGTGGCTGCGGGCGCGGGAAGTCTTCAAAC ATTCTCTGAGTGCGGGTTATTACCCTGACGTATCGGCTGCCCCTGGTTTGATGGCGCTGGTCGTACCCTGTCAGCTCGGCGAGGTGGAGCTCGCTCTCGCCTTGGAGATGTTTGTTGCCTTCAATGCGTCAGCCATTCTTCCTCTTTCAGACACCGCCTCTTCTTCCCTCAGCATCACTCTAAAAAG GACTCAAACCTGCGAGGGGGAGTACATCTCGGCAGGTAACCGGCTTCTCTCCGCAGCTTGCCTGCCCCAGCCCAAACTCACTGTCCGCTACACAGCGGTCAACTCCTCCCAGGAGCAGCTGTTCAGGCTGGACGTTCCCTCCGCGCGCCGCTGGCTCCGCCACAATCACTTGTGGGCCAGCGAGATGTGGACGCAGCGACCCAAAAGTGTCAACCCCAACTGA